The proteins below come from a single Orcinus orca chromosome 6, mOrcOrc1.1, whole genome shotgun sequence genomic window:
- the ZNF462 gene encoding zinc finger protein 462 isoform X5, with protein sequence MMEVLQCDGCDFRAPSYEDLKAHIQDVHTAFLQPTDVAEDNANEPRSGSMNASNQTEVEFSSIKDEFVIAEDLSGQNATALGTGSYYGHSPGYYGQHIASNPKPTSKFFQCKFCVRYFRSKNLLIEHTRKVHGAQAEGSSAGPPVPGSLNYNIMMHEGFGKVFSCQFCTYKSPRRARIIKHQKMYHKNNLKETTAPPPAPAPMPDPVVPPVSLQDPCKELPAEVVERSILESMVKPLTKSRGNFCCEWCSYQTPRRERWCDHMMKKHRSMVKILSSLRQQQEGTNLPDVQNKNAPSPTSNSTYLSVNAASRELPNTNVSTFRGSIGNSIMRPNSSSASKFSPMSYPQMKPKSPHNSGLVSLAERSRYGMTDMTNSSADLETNSMLNDSSSDEELNEIDSENGLTALDHQTAGMSAEQLMGSEGNKLLETKGIPFRRFMNRFQCPFCPFLTMHRRSISRHIENIHLSGKTAVYKCDECPFTCKSSLKLGAHKQCHTGTTSDWDAVNSQSESIASPLHEGVVSYESSSINGRKSGVVLEPLQQQQPPPPPPPPPPPSQPQPPQLQPPHQVPPPPPPPAQAPPLHPYKCTMCNYSTTTLKGLRVHQQHKHSFCDNLPKFEGQPSSLPADGETDSHPSSSNTVKKSQTSILGLSSKNNFVAKASRKLANDFPLDLSPVKKRTRIDEIASNLQSRINQTKQQEDAVINVEDDEEEEEDNEVEIEVELDREEEPPEPVLEVPTSFSAQQIWARDAPEPQKEPSFRTVTHDYNATNGAEIELTLSEDEEDYYGSSTNMKDHQVSSAALLNTQTPIYGTEHGNENADFSDSGRLYYCKHCDFNNKSARSVSTHYQRMHPYIKFSFRYILDPNDHSAVYRCLECYIDYTNFEDLQQHYGEHHPEAMNVLNFDHSDLIYRCRFCSYTSPNVRSLMPHYQRMHPTVKINNAMIFSSYVVEQQEGPNTESQTLREILNSAPKNMAASAAVARGGGVPAPFPKNTPSKTFPPECENQKDPSVSTVVVYDCDVCSFASPNMHSVLVHYQKKHPEEKASYFRIQKTMRMVSVDRGSALSRLSFEVGAPVSPKISAMGSPPPPPPPPPDLGTELYYCKHCSYSNRSVVGVLVHYQKRHPEIKVTAKYIRQAPPTAAMTRGADGPQGSPRAPAPRQQLSRSGSERDGPPAESEMFFCQHCDYGNRTVKGVLIHYQKKHRDFKANADVIRQHTATIRSLCDRNQKKPAGCVLVPPSNVERDRTKLRALKCRQCSYTSPYFYALRKHIKKDHPALKATVTSIMRWAFLDGLIEAGYHCEWCIYSHTDPNGLLLHYQRRHPEHYVDYTYMATKLWAGPDPSPPSLTMPAEAKTYRCRDCVFEAVSIWDITNHYQAFHPWAMNGDESVLLDIIKEKDAVENPIPAPEELVGPVNCENSMPAPLPEQEADCPEDARLSPEKSLQLASANPAISSTPYQCTVCQSEYNNLHGLLTHYGKKHPGMKVKAADFAQDIDINPGAVYKCRHCPYINTRIHGVLTHYQKRHPSIKVTAEDFVHDVEQSADIAQNDVEETSRIFKQGYGAYRCKLCPYTHGTLEKLKIHYEKYHNQPEFDVFSQSPPKLPVTLEPEITTEVSPSQVSVTEDEVGEEPVSTSHFATSHLVSHTVFRCQLCKYFCSTRKGIARHYRIKHNNVRAQPEGKNNLFKCALCAYTNPIRKGLAAHYQKRHDIDAYYTHCLAASRTISDKPNKVIIPSPPKDDSPQLSEELRRAVEKKKCSLCPFQSFSKKGIVSHYMKRHPGVFPKKQHASKLGGYFTAVYADEHEKPVLMEEEERGGFEKAEVEGSEGQEIEWLPFRCIKCFKLSFSTAELLCMHYTDHHSRDLKRDFVILGGGPRPQSSAYQCKHCDSKLQSTAELTSHLSIHNEEFQKRAKRQERRKQLLSKQKYADGAFADFKQERPFGHLEEVPKIKERKVVGYKCKFCVEVHPTLRAICNHLRKHVQYGSVPAVSAAVKQEAEDPSHLFLDGLEAAKDASGALADRVDGEHCLLDGMLEDETRPGGYHCSQCDRVLMSMQGLRSHERSHLALAMFTREDKYSCQYCSFVSAFRHNLDRHMQTHHGHHKPFRCKLCSFKSSYNSRLKTHILKAHAGEHAYKCSWCAFSTMTISQLKEHSLKVHGKALTLPRPRIVSLLSSHAHHSSSQKATPAEEVEDSNEENLTRKRGGSSEGRNGKRLEQYRHWSWRVK encoded by the exons ATGATGGAGGTGCTTCAGTGCGATGGCTGTGACTTTAGAGCCCCGTCTTACGAAGATCTCAAGGCGCATATCCAGGATGTCCACACGGCATTTCTGCAGCCGACGGACGTTGCCGAAGACAATGCGAACGAGCCGCGCTCTGGGTCCATGAATGCCAGTAACCAGACAGAGGTGGAGTTTTCGTCTATAAAGGATGAATTTGTGATTGCAGAGGACTTATCAG GTCAAAATGCAACTGCATTGGGGACCGGAAGTTACTATGGCCATAGTCCAGGATATTACGGTCAGCATATTGCCTCTAATCCCAAACCAACAAGCAAGTTTTTTCAATGCAAGTTCTGCGTACGCTACTTCAGGTCAAAAAACCTCCTCATTGAACACACTAGGAAGGTCCACGGAGCTCAAGCTGAAGGGAGTTCGGCGGGACCTCCTGTTCCAGGATCCTTAAATTATAATATCATGATGCACGAGGGATTCGGAAAGGTCTTCTCTTGCCAGTTTTGCACATACAAGTCACCAAGGAGGGCAAGAATAATTAAGCATCAGAAGATGTATCACAAAAACAATTTGAAGGAGACCActgctcctccccctgcccctgctccGATGCCAGACCCAGTGGTCCCACCCGTGTCCCTGCAGGACCCCTGCAAGGAGCTGCCGGCGGAGGTCGTGGAGCGCAGCATCCTAGAATCTATGGTCAAGCCTCTGACCAAGTCTCGAGGCAACTTTTGCTGTGAGTGGTGCAGCTATCAGACCCCCCGCCGGGAACGCTGGTGTGACCACATGATGAAGAAACACCGCAGCATGGTCAAGATCCTGTCCAGTCTCAGGCAGCAGCAAGAAGGGACTAATCTGCCTGATGTGCAGAACAAGAACGCTCCCAGCCCCACTTCTAACTCCACCTATCTGTCTGTGAATGCTGCCAGCCGGGAGCTACCCAACACTAACGTCTCCACCTTCAGGGGCTCCATCGGCAACTCCATCATGAGACCCAATTCTTCTTCCGCTTCCAAGTTTTCGCCCATGTCTTACCCTCAGATGAAGCCGAAGTCACCTCACAATTCTGGCCTCGTCAGCTTGGCGGAGAGATCCCGTTACGGAATGACTGACATGACCAATTCTTCTGCCGACCTGGAAACTAACAGCATGCTGAATGACTCTAGTTCCGACGAAGAGTTAAATGAAATAGACAGTGAGAATGGCTTAACTGCTCTGGATCATCAGACAGCAGGCATGTCCGCGGAGCAGCTGATGGGCTCAGAGGGCAACAAATTATTGGAGACCAAGGGGATCCCATTTAGAAGATTCATGAACAGGTTCCAGTGCCCCTTTTGTCCATTCCTCACCATGCATCGACGTAGCATCTCCCGTCACATAGAAAACATCCACTTATCTGGAAAGACAGCCGTCTACAAATGTGATGAATGTCCATTTACTTGCAAGAGCTCGTTAAAACTTGGGGCTCACAAACAGTGTCACACGGGTACAACGTCAGACTGGGATGCTGTGAATTCCCAGAGTGAAAGCATCGCTTCTCCGCTGCACGAAGGTGTCGTGTCTTACGAGAGCTCGAGCATCAATGGGAGAAAGTCGGGGGTCGTGCTGGAGCCCCTGCAGCAGCAAcagccgcccccgccgcccccgccgcccccgcctccGTCACAGCCTCAGCCGCCGCAGCTGCAGCCGCCCCATCAGgtgccgcccccgcccccgccgcccgcgCAGGCCCCGCCCCTGCACCCCTACAAGTGCACCATGTGTAATTACTCCACCACGACTCTGAAAGGGCTGAGGGTGCATCAGCAGCACAAACACTCCTTCTGCGACAACTTGCCAAAATTCGAGGGGCAGCCCTCCAGCCTGCCAGCAGACGGCGAGACAGACAGCCACCCCTCTTCCAGCAACACTGTGAAGAAAAGTCAGACCTCAATTCTTGGGCTGTCCTCCAAGAACAATTTTGTAGCTAAGGCCTCTAGGAAACTCGCTAATGACTTTCCTCTCGACTTATCGCCCGTGAAGAAGAGGACCCGGATTGACGAGATCGCAAGCAACCTGCAGAGCAGAATTAACCAAACCAAACAGCAGGAAGATGCGGTGATCAACGTGGAggatgatgaggaggaggaggaagacaacGAGGTGGAGATCGAGGTGGAGCTGGACCGGGAAGAAGAGCCACCGGAGCCCGTCCTGGAGGTGCCCACGTCCTTCTCAGCGCAGCAGATCTGGGCGAGAGATGCCCCTGAGCCCCAGAAGGAGCCCAGCTTCAGAACTGTCACCCACGATTACAATGCCACCAACGGGGCTGAGATAGAGCTCACCCTTTCTGAAGATGAAGAGGATTATTATGGCTCCTCCACGAACATGAAAGATCACCAGGTTTCCAGCGCTGCTCTGCTCAACACCCAGACTCCTATCTACGGAACTGAGCATGGTAATGAAAATGCGGACTTTAGCGACTCGGGAAGGCTTTATTATTGCAAACACTGTGACTTTAACAACAAATCTGCCCGGAGCGTCAGCACCCACTACCAGCGCATGCACCCGTACATTAAATTCAGCTTCAGGTACATCTTGGACCCCAACGATCACAGCGCAGTGTACAGGTGCCTGGAATGCTACATCGATTACACCAACTTCGAAGACCTGCAGCAGCATTACGGCGAACACCACCCAGAAGCCATGAACGTCCTCAACTTCGACCACTCGGACCTGATCTACCGGTGTCGGTTTTGTTCCTACACGAGCCCCAACGTCCGAAGCCTGATGCCGCACTACCAGAGAATGCACCCCACCGTCAAGATTAACAATGCGATGATATTTTCGAGCTACGTGGTGGAGCAGCAGGAGGGGCCGAACACGGAGTCCCAGACGCTGAGGGAGATCCTGAATTCGGCTCCCAAGAACATGGCCGCGTCCGCTGCCGTGGCCCGTGGCGGCGGGGTGCCAGCTCCGTTCCCTAAGAACACCCCTTCCAAGACCTTTCCTCCAGAATGTGAAAATCAGAAGGACCCCTCGGTCAGCACCGTCGTCGTGTACGATTGTGACGTTTGCTCCTTCGCGAGCCCCAACATGCACTCTGTGTTGGTTCATTATCAGAAGAAACACCCGGAAGAAAAGGCCTCCTACTTTAGGATCCAGAAAACCATGCGAATGGTGTCTGTGGACAGGGGCTCTGCCCTTTCTCGGTTGTCATTTGAGGTGGGTGCTCCAGTGTCTCCCAAAATATCCGCCATGggttccccaccccccccaccgccccctccACCAGACCTCGGTACCGAGCTTTACTACTGCAAACACTGCTCCTACAGCAATCGGTCAGTTGTGGGAGTCCTTGTCCACTACCAGAAAAGACACCCAGAGATAAAGGTTACCGCCAAATATATCAGACAGGCTCCTCCCACAGCCGCAATGACGCGAGGGGCCGATGGGCCCCAAGGCTCCCCCCGGGCACCGGCCCCCAGGCAGCAGCTCAGCCGGAGCGGCTCCGAGAGAGACGGCCCTCCCGCGGAGAGTGAGATGTTCTTCTGCCAGCACTGTGATTACGGGAACCGCACGGTCAAAGGTGTCCTCATCCATTATCAGAAGAAGCACCGAGACTTCAAGGCCAACGCGGACGTGATCCGGCAGCACACGGCCACCATCCGAAGCCTCTGCGACCGTAACCAGAAAAAGCCTGCCGGTTGCGTGCTGGTCCCCCCCTCGAACGTGGAGCGGGACAGAACGAAACTCCGGGCGCTCAAGTGTCGTCAGTGCTCGTACACCTCCCCCTACTTTTACGCACTGAGGAAGCATATCAAGAAAGACCACCCTGCCCTGAAGGCCACGGTCACGTCCATCATGCGGTGGGCATTTCTAGATGGCTTGATAGAAGCTGGCTACCACTGCGAGTGGTGCATCTATTCCCACACAGATCCCAACGGTTTGCTCCTCCATTACCAGAGGAGGCATCCCGAGCATTACGTTGATTATACGTACATGGCCACCAAGCTCTGGGCTGGGCCAGAcccatcccctccctctctcacGATGCCAGCTGAAGCCAAAACGTACAGATGCCGAGACTGTGTTTTTGAGGCCGTCTCCATCTGGGACATCACCAATCACTACCAAGCGTTCCACCCCTGGGCCATGAATGGGGACGAGTCCGTGCTGCTGGATATCATCAAGGAGAAAGATGCTGTCGAGAATCCCATCCCTGCGCCCGAAGAGCTCGTGGGCCCCGTGAATTGTGAAAACAGTATGCCTGCGCCACTGCCCGAGCAGGAAGCTGACTGCCCCGAGGACGCCAGGCTTTCCCCAGAGAAGAGCCTCCAGCTAGCGTCAGCCAACCCCGCCATCTCCTCCACCCCGTACCAGTGCACCGTGTGCCAGTCTGAGTATAACAACCTGCACGGCCTTCTGACACATTACGGGAAGAAGCACCCAGGCATGAAAGTGAAGGCTGCTGACTTTGCCCAGGATATCGACATCAACCCGGGCGCTGTCTACAAATGCAGGCATTGCCCCTACATCAACACCCGCATCCACGGCGTCCTGACCCACTACCAGAAGCGACACCCGTCCATCAAGGTGACTGCCGAGGACTTCGTGCACGACGTGGAGCAGTCCGCCGACATAGCCCAGAACGACGTGGAGGAGACGAGCAGGATCTTCAAGCAAGGGTACGGCGCCTACCGCTGCAAACTGTGTCCCTACACGCACGGCACTTTGGAGAAGCTCAAAATCCACTACGAGAAGTATCACAACCAGCCTGAGTTCGATGTCTTTTCCCAGTCTCCCCCGAAGCTGCCCGTGACCCTCGAGCCCGAGATAACCACTGAAGTGAGCCCCTCCCAAGTCTCCGTGACCGAGGACGAGGTGGGAGAGGAGCCCGTGTCCACGTCTCACTTCGCTACCTCGCACCTGGTGTCCCACACTGTGTTCCGGTGCCAGCTCTGCAAGTACTTCTGCTCCACGCGGAAGGGCATAGCCCGGCACTACCGCATCAAGCACAACAACGTACGCGCCCAGCCTGAGGGCAAGAACAACCTCTTCAAGTGCGCCCTGTGTGCCTACACCAACCCCATCCGCAAAGGGCTGGCTGCCCACTACCAGAAGCGCCACGACATCGACGCCTACTACACCCACTGCCTGGCGGCCTCCAGGACCATCAGCGACAAGCCCAACAAGGTGATCATCCCGTCGCCGCCCAAGGACGACTCCCCGCAGCTCAGCGAGGAGCTCCGGCGCGCCGTGGAGAAGAAGAAGTGCTCCCTGTGCCCCTTCCAGTCCTTCAGCAAGAAGGGCATCGTGTCCCACTACATGAAGCGTCACCCGGGGGTGTTCCCCAAGAAGCAGCACGCCAGCAAGTTGGGGGGCTACTTCACCGCCGTCTACGCCGACGAGCACGAGAAGCCGGTGCTgatggaagaggaggagagaggcggCTTCGAGAAAGCCGAGGTGGAGGGGAGCGAAGGGCAGGAAATCGAGTGGCTCCCGTTCCGCTGCATCAAGTGCTTCAAGCTGTCCTTCAGCACGGCGGAGCTGCTGTGCATGCATTACACGGACCACCACAGCCGGGACCTCAAGAGGGACTTCGTCATCCTGGGCGGCGGCCCCCGCCCGCAGAGCTCCGCCTACCAGTGCAAGCACTGCGATAGCAAACTGCAAAGCACGGCGGAGCTGACCTCACACTTGAGCATTCACAATGAGGAATTCCAGAAGCGTGCCAAACGTCAGGAGAGGAGGAAACAGCTTTTGAGCAAGCAGAAATATGCAGATGGTGCTTTTGCAGATTTCAAACAAGAGAGG CCTTTTGGTCACTTAGAAGAGGTGCCAAAGATCAAGGAGAGGAAGGTGGTGGGCTACAAATGTAAATTCTGTGTGGAAGTGCATCCGACGCTCCGGGCCATCTGCAACCACCTGCGCAAGCACGTCCAGTACGGCAGTGTCCCGGCCGTGTCAGCCGCCGTGAAG CAGGAGGCTGAAGACCCTTCCCACTTGTTCCTGGATGGACTGGAAGCAGCCAAAGATGCCAGTGGCGCCCTGGCGGACCGGGTGGATGGTGAACACTGCTTGCTTGATGGAATGTTGGAGGATGAAACCCGGCCGGGGGGATACCATTGTAGTCAATGTGACAGAGTCCTGATGTCCATGCAGGGGCTGCGTTCTCATGAGAGGAGCCATCTGGCCCTGGCCATGTTTACCCGCGAGGACAAGTACAGCTGCCAGTATTGctcctttgtttctgctttcAGGCACAA TTTGGATCGCCATATGCAAACCCACCACGGACACCATAAACCATTCCGATGCAAGCTCTGCTCCTTCAAGTCCTCCTACAACAGCCGGCTGAAGACACACATCCTCAAAGCTCATGCTG